From Deltaproteobacteria bacterium, one genomic window encodes:
- a CDS encoding sulfite exporter TauE/SafE family protein: MAFLLWHFPVSGVTTSLLLPPLVSFVISFFTSMGGVSGAFLLLPFQVSFLGYTAPSVSATNQVFNIIAIPSGVWRYIKEGRMVWPLTWAVIIGTLPGVFVGAWVRIRYLPDPTNFKFFAGFVLLYIGLRLLLDMLHSRTDRPGSGGAGDFVAGETSFSLRRVRFTFNGTVYSFPVPGVLAFTFIVGIVGGIYGIGGGVIIAPFFITFLKLPVYIVAGACLMGTLITSIAGVGFYHLLALLHPEMSIAPDWSLGVLFGAGGFAGIYLGARVQKYVPVVVIKLILTLSLLFVALRYLAGIFR; encoded by the coding sequence ATGGCGTTTCTGTTATGGCACTTTCCGGTGTCTGGGGTGACGACCTCCCTCCTTTTGCCTCCCTTGGTTTCTTTTGTGATCTCCTTTTTCACCTCTATGGGTGGCGTCTCCGGCGCCTTTCTCCTTCTTCCTTTTCAGGTCAGCTTTCTCGGCTATACCGCTCCATCCGTGAGCGCGACCAACCAGGTTTTCAACATCATTGCCATTCCCAGCGGTGTATGGCGATACATCAAGGAGGGGCGGATGGTCTGGCCTCTGACATGGGCCGTAATTATAGGGACCCTCCCGGGGGTCTTTGTCGGGGCCTGGGTCCGGATCCGTTATCTTCCCGATCCGACAAACTTCAAGTTCTTTGCCGGGTTTGTTCTCCTCTATATCGGGCTCCGACTTCTTCTGGATATGCTCCACAGCAGGACGGATCGTCCCGGCTCGGGCGGAGCGGGGGACTTTGTTGCGGGAGAAACCTCCTTTTCACTGCGCCGGGTACGCTTCACCTTCAACGGAACGGTCTATTCCTTCCCCGTACCGGGGGTGCTGGCGTTTACCTTTATCGTGGGGATCGTGGGGGGGATCTACGGGATTGGCGGCGGAGTAATCATTGCTCCTTTTTTTATTACTTTTCTCAAACTCCCCGTCTACATAGTGGCGGGGGCCTGCCTGATGGGAACGCTGATTACCTCCATTGCCGGTGTGGGTTTTTATCATCTGTTGGCGCTCCTCCATCCGGAGATGTCGATTGCCCCGGACTGGTCCCTCGGGGTGCTCTTCGGAGCCGGAGGGTTTGCCGGGATTTATCTCGGCGCCCGCGTTCAGAAATATGTTCCCGTCGTCGTGATCAAATTGATCCTGACTTTGTCTCTCCTCTTTGTTGCCCTGCGATATCTTGCCGGGATCTTTCGTTGA
- a CDS encoding Glu/Leu/Phe/Val dehydrogenase — protein MERKSCHTIWECPAYGNVTKQFLEVAQRIDLDPNVVNRLQVPDRSIIISIPVRMNNGDVKIFTGYRVQHNDVLGPFKGGIRYHPDVTIGETAALAMLMTWKCALAGLPLGGAKGGVTVDPHDLSRKELQHLTRRFTVELVNVIGPEKDVPAPDMGTNAQVMAWLMDTYSQQKGHAVPGVVTGKPLVIGGSQGRTEATGRGVVYTVVKALEKRGSRIDKETTFAIHGFGNVGANAAKTIEEMGGTLVAVSTSKGGIYNPSGLNFQDLVACYREHGNFACFNEGDQITNEELLTVSCDVLIPAAVSGVIHDKNADRIQAKIVAEGANGPLTIEADRILNDRGVFVIPDILANSGGVIVSYFEWVQDLQNFFWEIDEILMQLKRIITRAFDEVYGIAEREKSSMRTAALIKGIKKVSDAMLARGLYP, from the coding sequence ATGGAGAGGAAAAGCTGTCATACGATCTGGGAATGTCCGGCCTACGGAAACGTGACGAAACAGTTTCTCGAGGTCGCGCAGCGTATCGATCTTGATCCCAACGTGGTGAATCGTCTGCAGGTCCCGGACCGCTCCATCATCATTTCTATCCCGGTGCGTATGAACAACGGGGATGTCAAGATTTTTACCGGTTACCGGGTACAGCACAACGATGTTTTAGGCCCATTCAAGGGGGGAATCCGTTATCATCCGGATGTGACGATCGGTGAAACGGCGGCTCTGGCAATGCTGATGACCTGGAAATGCGCTCTTGCCGGGCTTCCTCTCGGCGGGGCCAAGGGGGGGGTGACGGTCGATCCGCATGATCTTTCCCGGAAAGAGTTGCAGCATCTAACTCGACGTTTTACGGTGGAGCTGGTGAATGTAATCGGTCCGGAGAAGGATGTCCCGGCTCCCGACATGGGAACGAACGCGCAGGTGATGGCCTGGCTGATGGATACCTACAGCCAGCAGAAAGGGCATGCCGTTCCCGGCGTAGTGACGGGAAAACCGCTCGTGATCGGCGGATCGCAGGGACGGACCGAGGCGACGGGGAGAGGGGTGGTCTACACTGTCGTCAAGGCGCTGGAAAAAAGAGGGAGCCGCATCGACAAAGAGACGACCTTCGCCATCCACGGTTTCGGGAATGTCGGCGCCAATGCGGCAAAGACCATCGAAGAGATGGGCGGGACCCTCGTGGCCGTCAGCACTTCCAAAGGCGGGATTTACAATCCTTCCGGATTGAACTTCCAGGATTTGGTTGCCTGTTACAGGGAACACGGGAATTTTGCCTGTTTCAACGAGGGGGATCAGATTACCAATGAAGAACTTCTGACCGTTTCCTGTGATGTCCTGATTCCGGCCGCCGTGTCGGGGGTGATTCATGACAAGAATGCCGATCGCATCCAGGCGAAGATCGTGGCGGAAGGAGCCAACGGGCCGCTGACGATCGAGGCGGACCGGATCCTGAACGACCGAGGGGTCTTTGTCATTCCCGACATCCTGGCCAACTCCGGCGGGGTGATTGTCTCCTATTTCGAATGGGTCCAGGACCTGCAGAACTTCTTCTGGGAAATTGATGAAATTCTCATGCAGTTGAAACGGATCATCACACGCGCCTTTGATGAGGTCTACGGTATTGCCGAAAGGGAAAAGAGCAGTATGCGCACGGCGGCGTTGATCAAGGGGATCAAAAAAGTTTCCGATGCCATGCTTGCCCGGGGGCTCTATCCCTGA
- a CDS encoding HipA domain-containing protein translates to MITDHEAVVWTRIGMRPVKMGRVYITDRECRFTYTEDYAENGLPGLGLIYPPKIVQTTTIVRQRTEFFDLLPPLQALVPPRREKNFQRTLILAHLAKRGILPAAGFEADWEILKIAGHGGMGHLDLFENDEKAAEWYSAPARQELREVTRDFGLSLKDFLTWFDTDPESILEIVGPTPTVGGAIPKLLVSIADDGWDGRLGLPRRIGAKGMTDALLKFEQAGTYPGITELEALTLDIHTEAGFEVPRHWRTEINGIPTLVIERFDRDVAGIPRFMETLHSIFACGDLSITHHYSGSYDAIGRAIDRSPIPLVEDGRAAKEHLLKRLLLSFATGNGDLHLENLSILDREGTLAFSPVYDPTPMRAYAIHDMLAAMPFGAYGEVRFEEALLRLTRNLGFRKKDLLHAIEVVLTVTRSYPERIEGLSALPGKNKKNLVGIVEKIRKDLTKIRKSI, encoded by the coding sequence ATGATCACCGACCATGAAGCTGTTGTCTGGACACGTATCGGAATGCGCCCCGTCAAGATGGGACGGGTCTACATCACCGACCGGGAGTGCCGTTTCACCTACACCGAAGATTATGCCGAAAACGGCCTTCCGGGACTGGGACTGATCTACCCGCCGAAGATCGTGCAGACCACCACCATCGTCCGGCAACGAACCGAATTTTTCGATCTGCTCCCACCGCTCCAGGCCCTGGTCCCTCCCCGGCGTGAGAAAAATTTTCAGCGGACCTTGATCCTCGCTCACCTGGCAAAGAGAGGGATTCTTCCCGCCGCCGGCTTCGAGGCGGACTGGGAGATTCTGAAGATCGCCGGCCACGGAGGGATGGGACATCTCGACCTGTTCGAAAACGACGAGAAGGCCGCCGAGTGGTACAGCGCCCCCGCTCGGCAGGAACTGCGGGAAGTCACCCGGGACTTCGGCCTCTCCCTGAAGGATTTTCTCACCTGGTTCGATACCGATCCCGAATCGATCCTCGAAATCGTCGGGCCGACACCAACGGTGGGGGGTGCCATCCCAAAACTCCTCGTCTCCATCGCAGACGACGGATGGGACGGACGGCTCGGCCTTCCGAGGAGAATCGGCGCAAAAGGAATGACCGATGCCCTTCTGAAATTCGAGCAGGCCGGAACCTATCCGGGGATTACCGAGTTGGAGGCCCTGACCCTCGACATCCACACAGAAGCGGGATTCGAGGTTCCCCGGCACTGGCGGACGGAGATCAACGGGATACCCACACTGGTCATTGAACGCTTCGACCGGGACGTCGCCGGGATCCCCCGCTTCATGGAGACCCTTCATTCCATCTTCGCCTGCGGTGATCTCTCCATTACCCATCACTACAGCGGAAGCTACGATGCCATCGGGCGGGCCATCGACCGATCTCCCATTCCCCTCGTTGAGGACGGAAGGGCCGCGAAGGAGCATCTCTTAAAGAGACTTCTTCTCTCCTTCGCCACCGGAAACGGCGATCTCCACCTGGAAAACCTCTCCATTCTGGACCGAGAAGGCACCCTCGCCTTCTCCCCCGTTTACGATCCTACACCCATGCGGGCCTACGCCATCCACGACATGCTCGCCGCCATGCCCTTCGGCGCTTACGGCGAGGTCCGCTTTGAAGAGGCACTGCTCCGCTTGACCCGCAACCTCGGTTTCCGGAAGAAGGACCTTCTTCATGCCATCGAAGTGGTCCTGACCGTCACCCGGAGCTACCCGGAACGAATCGAGGGGCTTTCAGCCCTCCCCGGAAAGAACAAGAAAAACCTGGTCGGAATCGTCGAAAAGATCCGTAAAGATCTCACGAAGATCCGAAAGAGTATTTAA
- a CDS encoding tetratricopeptide repeat protein encodes MAKHKTNTQEPDEFLEALKRGYMYVRENIKFVSMIAGGILAAVLIILFVLYQVKSARIQEATALDNAVSAFHQGRLKDALEFLKAFSGKEDLAAARAEMYRGNIFYDQAKYKEALQHYQAALKIARSKKIEVVQDLAHQGIADTELALGHPDQAEAAFHKVGERFRDFALLELGRIYAAQGKIRKAVKALDDLINNYSDSPWVPAAKELKGQLVP; translated from the coding sequence ATGGCAAAACATAAAACAAATACACAGGAACCGGATGAATTTCTGGAGGCACTGAAACGGGGCTACATGTATGTCCGGGAAAACATAAAGTTTGTCTCGATGATTGCCGGAGGAATCCTTGCGGCGGTTCTGATTATCCTGTTCGTTCTCTATCAGGTCAAATCCGCCCGCATTCAGGAAGCAACCGCCCTCGACAATGCCGTCTCGGCTTTCCATCAGGGGCGCTTGAAGGATGCACTGGAGTTCCTGAAAGCGTTTTCCGGGAAGGAGGATCTCGCTGCGGCCCGGGCGGAGATGTACCGGGGGAATATCTTCTACGACCAGGCGAAGTATAAAGAAGCCTTACAGCATTACCAGGCGGCCCTGAAAATTGCCCGAAGCAAGAAAATTGAAGTGGTTCAGGACCTGGCCCATCAGGGGATTGCCGATACGGAACTCGCTTTGGGACATCCCGATCAGGCGGAGGCGGCCTTCCATAAAGTGGGGGAGCGGTTCCGGGATTTTGCCCTGCTGGAACTGGGACGAATCTACGCTGCTCAGGGGAAGATACGAAAGGCCGTCAAGGCGCTTGACGATTTGATCAACAACTACTCTGATTCTCCCTGGGTTCCCGCTGCCAAAGAACTGAAAGGACAGCTTGTACCGTGA
- a CDS encoding helix-turn-helix transcriptional regulator → MQSLIFPLLEQILITAKAQGLSQKEIALRAGISPEALSRAKKASDIQLSTLVRLAGTVGLKVTLAPDRPVLEKILSGEVFE, encoded by the coding sequence ATGCAATCCCTTATTTTTCCCCTTTTAGAACAGATCCTTATAACCGCTAAAGCGCAGGGGCTTTCACAGAAAGAGATCGCATTACGGGCCGGGATCAGCCCGGAGGCCCTGTCCCGAGCGAAGAAGGCCTCCGATATACAGCTTTCCACTCTGGTCCGGCTCGCCGGAACGGTGGGGCTGAAGGTCACCCTCGCTCCCGACCGGCCCGTCCTGGAGAAGATCCTCTCCGGTGAGGTCTTTGAATGA
- a CDS encoding histidinol phosphate phosphatase domain-containing protein, with amino-acid sequence MIDLHTHTLFSDGVLIPAELARRAEVAGYRAIAFTDHADHSNIEQILHGIVNGCKALNERGSLRAIPGVEITHVHPDDFAVLVRRARKSGAQIIVAHGETLVEPVRAGTNRAAIEAGVDILAHPGLITEEEVKKAGERGVLLEITTRKGHSLSNGHVASLAVKFGVPLVCNTDSHAPGDLVTKEMARRILQGAGLHGAEVKKVFEHSERFINELS; translated from the coding sequence ATGATCGATCTCCACACACATACCCTTTTCAGTGACGGGGTTCTCATCCCCGCAGAGTTGGCGCGGCGGGCTGAAGTTGCCGGATACCGGGCGATTGCCTTTACGGACCATGCCGATCATTCCAACATCGAACAGATCCTCCATGGCATTGTCAACGGCTGCAAGGCATTGAACGAAAGAGGAAGCCTTCGTGCGATCCCCGGTGTGGAGATTACCCATGTCCACCCGGACGATTTTGCCGTCCTGGTACGGCGGGCAAGGAAGTCAGGGGCGCAGATCATCGTCGCACATGGGGAGACCCTGGTTGAGCCGGTCAGGGCGGGGACCAACCGGGCGGCCATCGAGGCCGGTGTCGATATCCTGGCCCACCCGGGGCTGATCACGGAAGAGGAAGTCAAAAAGGCGGGGGAACGTGGAGTTCTGCTGGAGATTACTACCCGTAAAGGGCATTCTCTCTCCAACGGTCATGTGGCTTCCCTGGCCGTCAAATTCGGAGTGCCGCTGGTGTGTAATACCGATTCCCATGCGCCGGGTGATCTGGTGACGAAAGAGATGGCTCGCAGGATCCTGCAGGGAGCGGGTCTGCATGGAGCAGAGGTGAAAAAAGTATTTGAACATTCAGAACGATTCATCAATGAACTTTCGTAA